A window from Candidatus Cloacimonadota bacterium encodes these proteins:
- the rpe gene encoding ribulose-phosphate 3-epimerase: MAPSILSADFTNLKQEINKVQEAGADILHLDVMDGHFVPNLTFGLPIIKQIKQISKIPLDVHLMVTNPEIYLDILADWKIEYVCIHQETVFHLHRQISFLRSENVKAGIALNPATPIETIFPIIPELDFVLLMSVNPGFGGQKFLPLVYDKIRKLREFSIQKNPELKIEVDGGVNDKNAKSLIKAGADILVSGSYIFGKENFKEQIDSLR, from the coding sequence ATCGCTCCTTCCATTTTATCAGCGGATTTCACAAATTTAAAACAGGAAATAAATAAAGTTCAGGAAGCCGGAGCAGATATTCTCCATCTCGATGTTATGGATGGTCATTTTGTTCCGAATCTTACTTTCGGATTACCCATTATCAAGCAGATCAAACAAATCTCCAAAATCCCTCTCGATGTGCATTTGATGGTAACAAATCCGGAAATTTATTTGGATATTCTCGCTGATTGGAAAATTGAATATGTCTGCATTCATCAGGAAACTGTCTTTCATTTGCATCGACAAATTTCTTTCTTAAGATCAGAAAATGTCAAAGCCGGTATTGCTTTGAATCCTGCAACTCCCATCGAAACGATTTTTCCGATCATTCCGGAACTTGATTTCGTGCTTTTGATGAGCGTTAATCCCGGATTTGGGGGGCAAAAGTTTCTGCCTTTAGTTTATGATAAGATCAGGAAATTACGAGAATTCTCCATCCAGAAAAATCCTGAATTAAAAATCGAAGTCGATGGTGGAGTTAACGATAAAAATGCAAAAAGCCTGATCAAAGCAGGAGCTGATATTCTTGTTTCCGGTTCTTATATTTTTGGGAAAGAAAATTTTAAAGAACAGATTGATAGTTTAAGATAA
- a CDS encoding signal recognition particle protein, whose amino-acid sequence MFDNLTDKFNDIFKKLKGQGKLTEQNIKDSMREVRRALLEADVNFKIVKNFINEVSSRAIGQKVMKSLTPGHQVVKIVHEQLINLMGKENFEIKLHDNRLNKIMLVGLQGSGKTTTCAKLASFFRKKNLSPMLVACDIYRPAAIHQLEVLGKQLSLPVYSDEKSKNVLKIAKKAVNEAERSEINFMIFDTAGRLHIDGQMMKELRDLKKFLKPDYIFFVADAMTGQDAVTVAREFNDQLEFNGVILTKMDSDARGGAALSIKAVTDKPVVFVGSGEKIADFEEFHPDRMANRILGMGDVLTLIEKAEATMDLEEAEKLAKKLKKNQFTFTDFLSQLQQIRNMGPLEQIVGMLPGMNTKALKGMKVDEKELKHIEAIIFSMTPREREKPLIINGQRRHRIAKGSGTSIQQVNRLLKQFEQMKKMMKKFNNPKAMKNMALPF is encoded by the coding sequence ATGTTCGACAATTTAACAGACAAATTTAACGACATCTTCAAAAAATTAAAAGGTCAGGGGAAACTGACCGAGCAGAATATAAAAGATTCCATGCGGGAAGTTCGCAGAGCTTTACTGGAAGCTGATGTAAATTTCAAAATCGTAAAAAACTTTATCAACGAAGTCAGCTCGCGAGCTATTGGTCAGAAAGTAATGAAAAGCCTGACTCCCGGACATCAGGTCGTAAAGATAGTCCATGAACAGCTGATCAATCTGATGGGAAAGGAAAACTTCGAGATCAAACTGCACGATAATCGTTTGAATAAGATCATGCTCGTGGGCTTGCAGGGTTCGGGAAAAACTACTACTTGTGCGAAATTAGCTTCTTTTTTCAGGAAAAAAAATCTTTCACCGATGCTGGTTGCCTGCGATATTTATCGACCGGCTGCGATTCACCAGTTAGAGGTTTTGGGAAAACAATTGAGCCTTCCTGTATATTCCGATGAAAAGTCTAAAAATGTTCTCAAGATCGCTAAAAAGGCAGTGAATGAAGCAGAACGATCCGAAATAAATTTTATGATCTTCGATACTGCCGGCAGACTTCATATAGATGGACAAATGATGAAGGAACTGCGTGATCTGAAGAAATTCCTTAAACCGGATTATATTTTTTTTGTTGCAGATGCCATGACAGGTCAGGATGCTGTCACTGTTGCCAGAGAATTCAATGATCAATTGGAGTTCAACGGAGTTATTCTCACCAAAATGGACAGTGACGCGCGCGGTGGAGCTGCTCTTTCCATCAAGGCTGTTACTGATAAACCGGTTGTATTTGTCGGTTCCGGAGAGAAGATCGCTGATTTCGAAGAGTTCCACCCGGATAGAATGGCAAACAGGATTCTTGGTATGGGCGATGTCCTGACTTTGATTGAAAAAGCAGAAGCAACGATGGACTTGGAAGAAGCTGAAAAGCTGGCTAAAAAACTGAAGAAAAACCAGTTCACTTTCACTGATTTTCTTTCTCAACTTCAGCAAATTAGAAATATGGGACCTCTCGAACAGATCGTTGGGATGCTGCCTGGAATGAATACAAAAGCCCTGAAAGGGATGAAAGTCGATGAAAAAGAGTTGAAACATATCGAAGCGATCATTTTTTCGATGACTCCTCGTGAAAGGGAAAAACCTTTGATAATCAATGGTCAGAGAAGGCACAGAATTGCCAAAGGTAGCGGAACATCCATCCAACAGGTTAATCGTTTGTTAAAACAATTCGAGCAGATGAAAAAAATGATGAAGAAATTCAATAATCCTAAAGCAATGAAAAATATGGCTTTGCCGTTCTGA